A region from the Rheinheimera mangrovi genome encodes:
- a CDS encoding glycosyl hydrolase 115 family protein, giving the protein MIGRGLLLVVLTALMLLSSCTTKTRVHHIHLLYPAGSHKAIELAARDLQTELRMLPGATITKGPQTNAEANLTILIGVAGQLKGHQLLNAESQALLADINAPRSGLMHQQKDGKALILLAGADVQGTQYSVYDFSQQYLNTDPLRYWTGSQAEAVSMQQLLQLQTQRIDAPVVPLLVYFENDVDELANFRGTKLQYDWESFTALIDSLVRMRYNAIELFDMLGRVEFYQRPEYQSRYPNYQLDKAYLDRMIDYIHDKGMLLQVDMMMGRQLGSLPETESNCWSEHQQSWKDMWLYYLKETPIGRADIFSLRPRHQVWDWPYQSACNEDKTMVFNQVYAALGQLLDQQKPGAIKVCTCYHDGMELFNAGFNPPKDFIVAWSDNGWGEFDYLPKSDKGHAMGTYVHAGFWLNHDVADPYPKRIEQVMSFMYQQHKADQYMMVNGQTFRPFLLNLAAYAESARLGGAFNSETFSTGWFTRYFGAAATPAAIGAMQQLHQAHADEVGYVEILWQVKVLQGFLADTPVRQPGKDEFSVTADRIQPWFNATAPRITTLEKGLQQAKAGLNAAKNPVFYHDFVILPLQLYLDLLNYNQLLLQMAQLKLNAGSDWTGEQGAALLQQAKTQLQLLHQRRLTGDQDSRWANWYHPENRRPNNGFPVLADLEAIAKAR; this is encoded by the coding sequence ATGATTGGGCGCGGCTTACTGCTGGTTGTATTGACGGCGCTGATGCTGCTGAGCTCATGCACTACAAAAACCAGAGTGCACCATATCCATCTGCTTTATCCAGCCGGTTCCCACAAAGCGATAGAACTTGCAGCCCGGGACTTACAGACAGAGCTTAGGATGCTGCCTGGTGCCACTATTACCAAAGGCCCACAGACTAATGCTGAGGCCAACCTGACCATTTTGATAGGTGTCGCTGGGCAGTTAAAAGGGCATCAACTGCTGAATGCAGAAAGTCAGGCTTTGCTGGCAGACATCAATGCACCCCGTTCAGGCCTGATGCACCAGCAAAAAGATGGCAAAGCGTTGATCCTGTTGGCCGGAGCTGATGTGCAGGGCACTCAATACAGTGTCTACGATTTTAGTCAGCAGTATCTGAATACCGATCCTCTGCGTTACTGGACTGGCAGCCAGGCTGAAGCTGTGTCGATGCAACAACTGTTGCAATTACAGACGCAACGCATTGACGCTCCGGTGGTGCCATTGCTGGTGTACTTTGAAAATGATGTGGATGAGCTGGCGAACTTTCGTGGCACTAAGCTGCAATACGACTGGGAAAGCTTTACTGCCTTGATCGATAGTCTGGTGCGGATGCGTTACAACGCTATTGAGCTGTTTGATATGCTCGGGCGCGTTGAGTTTTATCAGCGACCTGAGTACCAAAGCCGTTATCCGAATTACCAGCTCGACAAAGCTTATCTGGATCGGATGATTGACTATATCCACGACAAAGGCATGTTGCTGCAAGTCGATATGATGATGGGGCGGCAATTGGGCTCGTTGCCTGAAACAGAGTCCAACTGTTGGTCAGAGCATCAGCAGAGCTGGAAAGACATGTGGCTTTATTACTTAAAAGAAACTCCTATAGGCCGCGCCGATATATTTAGCTTAAGGCCGCGGCATCAGGTCTGGGACTGGCCTTATCAAAGCGCATGCAACGAAGACAAAACGATGGTGTTTAATCAGGTCTATGCCGCATTAGGCCAGTTGCTGGATCAGCAAAAGCCCGGTGCTATTAAGGTATGCACCTGTTACCACGATGGCATGGAGCTGTTTAATGCCGGTTTTAACCCGCCAAAAGACTTTATTGTGGCCTGGTCTGATAACGGCTGGGGTGAGTTCGATTATTTACCTAAGTCCGACAAAGGCCATGCCATGGGCACTTATGTGCACGCTGGTTTTTGGCTGAACCATGATGTGGCCGACCCTTACCCGAAGCGGATTGAGCAGGTGATGAGCTTTATGTATCAGCAGCATAAAGCCGATCAGTACATGATGGTGAATGGCCAGACCTTCCGGCCTTTTTTATTGAATCTGGCCGCTTATGCAGAGTCGGCGCGGCTTGGCGGGGCCTTTAACAGCGAAACTTTTAGCACAGGCTGGTTTACCCGCTATTTTGGCGCAGCAGCCACACCAGCCGCTATTGGGGCTATGCAGCAGTTGCATCAGGCGCATGCGGATGAGGTGGGTTATGTCGAAATATTATGGCAGGTGAAGGTTCTGCAAGGCTTTTTGGCCGACACTCCGGTGCGACAACCTGGTAAAGATGAGTTTAGCGTGACCGCAGATCGGATCCAGCCTTGGTTCAATGCCACAGCCCCCCGTATCACCACTTTAGAAAAAGGCTTGCAGCAGGCGAAAGCCGGACTGAATGCTGCAAAAAATCCGGTTTTTTATCATGATTTCGTGATTTTACCTCTGCAACTTTATCTGGATTTACTGAACTACAACCAACTGCTGTTGCAGATGGCGCAGCTGAAACTTAATGCAGGTTCGGACTGGACAGGCGAGCAGGGTGCAGCCTTGTTGCAACAGGCAAAAACCCAGTTGCAGTTGTTGCACCAGCGCCGTTTAACAGGGGATCAGGACTCACGCTGGGCCAACTGGTATCACCCCGAGAATAGAAGGCCTAACAATGGCTTTCCTGTTTTGGCGGATCTGGAGGCTATAGCAAAGGCAAGATAA